In the genome of Treponema pedis, one region contains:
- a CDS encoding TetR family transcriptional regulator, whose protein sequence is MANYIRARSGEHKEERLNQIKAATASLFESIPYAELTLTTIAEKLGCSRANLYKYISTKEEIILEIASDKMTAYYNSLLSAFPEGNNFSVEVISEVWAGILNANQDYMRYVSYLNPVIETNVTVERLSVFKKSYYEKANALCDRLSAMLNVAFERAYKIQLDVLFFASSNAICCYKNPLVQEALKLIEITPPKMDFYKDMKEFVLMRIQWEKSFSAPLLSGKLSG, encoded by the coding sequence ATGGCAAATTATATCCGAGCCCGAAGCGGCGAGCACAAAGAAGAACGCCTTAATCAGATAAAGGCGGCAACGGCGAGTCTTTTTGAAAGTATACCCTATGCTGAACTGACACTTACTACAATCGCCGAAAAACTTGGCTGCTCGCGTGCAAATCTTTATAAATATATTTCTACAAAAGAAGAAATTATTTTGGAAATTGCAAGCGATAAAATGACAGCCTATTACAATTCGCTGCTTTCCGCCTTTCCGGAAGGAAATAATTTTTCAGTCGAAGTGATTTCGGAGGTATGGGCAGGAATCCTAAACGCAAACCAAGATTATATGCGCTATGTTTCGTACTTAAATCCCGTTATTGAAACGAATGTTACGGTTGAGCGGCTTTCCGTTTTTAAGAAAAGCTATTATGAAAAGGCAAATGCACTGTGCGATAGGCTTTCTGCCATGCTAAATGTTGCTTTTGAAAGAGCTTATAAAATACAACTGGACGTTTTATTTTTTGCTTCAAGCAATGCAATTTGCTGTTATAAAAATCCGCTTGTGCAGGAAGCCTTAAAACTTATAGAAATAACTCCGCCTAAAATGGACTTTTACAAAGATATGAAAGAATTTGTTCTTATGCGGATTCAATGGGAAAAAAGTTTTTCCGCGCCCTTGCTGTCCGGTAAGCTTTCAGGATAG
- a CDS encoding nucleotidyltransferase family protein: MTVFEKLSNNGIYVTHKDLEYIISKYNIKEISVFGSSIRNDCTSESDVDFLIEFRNSEKISLFDILDIQDYLQNITKRNVDIVEPDALVNPYRREAIMNSREPLYVS, encoded by the coding sequence ATGACAGTATTTGAAAAGCTTTCAAACAATGGAATCTATGTAACTCACAAAGATTTAGAATATATAATTTCTAAGTATAATATTAAAGAAATATCTGTATTTGGCTCTTCAATACGAAATGATTGTACGAGTGAAAGCGATGTTGATTTTCTTATAGAGTTTAGAAATTCTGAAAAAATATCACTTTTTGATATACTTGATATACAAGACTATCTTCAGAATATTACAAAAAGAAATGTTGATATTGTGGAACCTGATGCTTTAGTAAATCCATATAGAAGAGAAGCAATAATGAATTCTAGGGAGCCTCTTTATGTTTCATAA
- a CDS encoding DUF6892 domain-containing protein: MNILKNFGLNKQNKQGKQTSMPQQELCINLTKNGLYINDEFMENMSTDILAEKFGEYRKISYESPDGTASKDDAKEIYIWDNLGIKIFVSKGSIGEIQLRICEDPDWEKNVKFAFFDANPKQIFSGTFTINGKTVLEAIPQKELRDAYILLEMKVGNWKVNCSLSSKINSVLKAIPFQERLRKSETDEIANLVRADPEPIRNISFWYKPPRVSSGKWILPKAEGEVLKFTNFNFKLAIIQELMYEQELLKPKFDVYDFCKDYAKKEIDPDDYCDKMIPEVKSWFQKLEIPAELAPKVTQLFLDGGNEINMQLIPQWDGEDNSFDIKSISDEELAQFPNLKLIDGTVIYISEKAKKKLIEKGINIAE, encoded by the coding sequence ATGAATATTTTAAAAAATTTCGGATTGAACAAACAGAACAAACAAGGCAAACAAACGTCTATGCCGCAACAGGAACTTTGTATCAACCTGACTAAAAACGGCTTGTATATTAATGATGAGTTTATGGAAAATATGTCAACGGATATTCTGGCGGAAAAATTCGGCGAATACAGAAAAATATCGTACGAATCACCTGATGGAACAGCAAGTAAAGACGATGCAAAAGAAATATATATCTGGGATAATCTGGGAATAAAGATTTTTGTTTCCAAAGGAAGTATTGGAGAAATACAGCTAAGGATATGCGAAGACCCGGACTGGGAGAAAAATGTAAAATTTGCGTTTTTCGATGCAAATCCAAAGCAGATATTTTCCGGCACTTTTACGATAAACGGCAAAACTGTTTTGGAGGCTATCCCTCAAAAAGAATTGAGAGATGCTTATATACTTTTGGAAATGAAAGTCGGCAACTGGAAAGTAAATTGCTCATTGTCGAGTAAAATTAATTCGGTTTTAAAAGCAATACCTTTTCAGGAACGTTTAAGAAAATCCGAAACCGATGAGATAGCCAATTTGGTGCGTGCCGACCCTGAACCTATACGGAATATAAGTTTTTGGTACAAACCGCCGAGAGTGTCGAGCGGTAAATGGATATTGCCGAAAGCGGAAGGTGAAGTCCTTAAATTTACAAACTTCAATTTTAAACTTGCTATTATCCAAGAACTGATGTACGAACAGGAATTGCTCAAACCGAAATTCGATGTATATGATTTTTGCAAAGATTATGCAAAAAAAGAAATAGACCCCGATGATTACTGCGATAAAATGATACCGGAAGTAAAAAGTTGGTTTCAGAAATTGGAAATCCCTGCCGAACTTGCCCCAAAGGTAACACAGCTCTTTCTTGACGGCGGAAACGAAATTAATATGCAGCTTATTCCGCAGTGGGACGGCGAAGACAATTCATTTGATATTAAATCTATTTCCGATGAAGAGTTGGCACAGTTTCCAAACTTAAAACTTATTGACGGCACGGTTATTTATATTTCCGAAAAAGCAAAGAAAAAACTTATCGAAAAAGGAATTAATATTGCAGAATAA
- a CDS encoding SMI1/KNR4 family protein gives MSDFTFLGAYKVINEEQDNGLDTIFYPVTDREITSLETELQSKLPPELADFYSQVGYGFIKKEAGNINRKQNKIFQKFK, from the coding sequence ATGAGTGATTTTACATTTTTAGGAGCCTATAAGGTTATAAACGAAGAGCAGGATAATGGATTAGATACAATTTTCTATCCGGTAACGGACAGGGAAATTACCTCTTTGGAAACGGAACTGCAAAGTAAACTTCCGCCGGAACTTGCGGATTTTTATTCTCAAGTCGGTTACGGTTTTATCAAAAAAGAAGCGGGAAATATAAACCGCAAACAAAACAAGATCTTTCAAAAATTTAAGTAG
- a CDS encoding winged helix-turn-helix domain-containing protein, with the protein MGSLKQEEKNFDHGLFDELLSSRLRLAIMSVLLGCEKAEFTVLREKVRATDGNLAVHCKKLEEAGYITSEKKFVNRKPMTLYEATPAGRRAVKNYAAHLAALLKKD; encoded by the coding sequence ATGGGCAGCCTTAAACAAGAAGAAAAAAATTTTGACCACGGTTTGTTTGACGAACTTTTATCTTCCAGGCTTCGTCTTGCAATTATGTCCGTTTTACTCGGGTGTGAAAAAGCGGAGTTTACCGTATTGCGGGAAAAAGTACGAGCTACGGACGGGAATTTAGCCGTTCACTGTAAAAAACTTGAAGAAGCCGGCTATATCACTTCGGAGAAGAAATTCGTAAACCGTAAACCGATGACTTTATATGAGGCAACACCGGCCGGCCGCCGTGCGGTAAAAAACTATGCCGCTCATCTGGCAGCACTTTTAAAAAAAGACTGA
- a CDS encoding suppressor of fused domain protein, whose protein sequence is MKEVTEIDKKYFRYVSQAIGVNSEVFAYYDENETHSIDILSCDDPTDSEVKFYSTIGLSGYPNPINIKDGSVANIPVELLMAGYKEYEQIPNILSTASFFIIKNKWNCQPGTVFETIVSDYYRCDMKHIMFTPPFLWEDKLSRVEIDNRKIYPLLLVPISDKELEYKSKYGTDALETLFENEAIDIFDIKRKSVV, encoded by the coding sequence ATGAAAGAAGTAACCGAGATAGACAAAAAATATTTTCGCTATGTTTCACAGGCAATCGGTGTGAACAGCGAAGTATTTGCATATTATGATGAAAACGAAACGCACAGCATAGATATTCTTAGCTGTGACGACCCTACGGACAGCGAGGTAAAATTTTATTCTACCATAGGTTTGTCAGGCTATCCGAATCCGATAAACATAAAAGACGGCTCTGTTGCGAATATTCCGGTAGAGCTCCTTATGGCAGGATATAAAGAGTATGAGCAGATTCCGAATATTTTATCGACAGCGTCATTTTTTATTATAAAAAACAAATGGAACTGTCAGCCGGGTACGGTATTCGAAACGATTGTGTCCGATTATTACCGCTGCGATATGAAGCATATTATGTTCACACCTCCGTTTTTGTGGGAAGACAAGCTCTCACGTGTGGAGATTGACAATCGAAAGATATACCCGCTTCTGTTAGTCCCCATTTCCGACAAAGAACTCGAATACAAGAGCAAATACGGCACTGATGCACTCGAAACCCTTTTTGAAAACGAAGCAATTGATATTTTCGATATAAAAAGAAAATCGGTTGTATGA
- a CDS encoding aldo/keto reductase: protein MKENTLTLSNGVTIPQPALGTWCIDDGKVSEVVKNAVRLGYRHIDTAQAYANESGVGKGIRECGVARSELFVTSKVAAEWKTYDEAARSIDETLSKMQMEYLDMMIIHSPQPWKEVNRSANRYLKENRAVWRALEYALSAGKLRAIGVSNFLQSDIENILAACRVKPMVNQILCHISNTPLELIQFCRSHGIAVEAYSPVAHGEALKNPVINETAKKYGVSAARLCIRYTIQLGLISIPKASSENHLKENIDVDFEISADDMEMLQHIEKIKDYGEFGFFPVFGGKM, encoded by the coding sequence ATGAAAGAAAACACATTGACCTTATCGAATGGTGTAACAATTCCGCAGCCGGCACTTGGAACCTGGTGCATTGATGACGGCAAGGTTTCGGAGGTTGTGAAAAACGCAGTCAGGCTTGGATACCGCCACATAGATACGGCACAGGCTTATGCAAACGAAAGCGGAGTCGGAAAAGGAATCCGCGAGTGCGGCGTTGCACGCTCTGAACTTTTTGTAACTTCAAAAGTTGCTGCGGAATGGAAAACGTATGATGAGGCGGCTCGTTCAATCGACGAAACCCTTTCCAAAATGCAGATGGAATACCTTGATATGATGATAATCCACAGTCCCCAACCGTGGAAAGAGGTAAACCGAAGCGCCAACCGCTATTTAAAAGAAAACCGCGCGGTTTGGCGTGCATTGGAATATGCGTTGTCGGCCGGGAAACTTCGTGCAATAGGTGTTTCAAACTTTTTGCAAAGCGATATTGAAAATATTTTGGCTGCCTGCCGCGTAAAACCTATGGTAAACCAAATTTTGTGTCATATTTCCAACACACCGCTTGAACTTATTCAATTTTGTCGGTCGCACGGAATTGCAGTTGAAGCATACTCGCCGGTGGCTCACGGCGAAGCCCTTAAAAATCCTGTGATTAACGAAACGGCAAAAAAATACGGCGTGAGTGCAGCCCGGCTTTGTATTCGATACACAATTCAGCTTGGTCTTATCAGCATACCTAAGGCAAGCAGCGAAAATCATCTTAAAGAAAATATCGATGTTGATTTTGAAATCAGCGCCGACGATATGGAGATGTTGCAGCATATTGAAAAAATCAAGGATTACGGAGAGTTCGGATTTTTCCCCGTTTTCGGGGGAAAGATGTAG
- a CDS encoding ABC transporter ATP-binding protein → MTYQKRYFKLHLKVILLSIIPLTCSTAIPLLLGKIIDNLNSEASPEIHKAIIICFVIIFVQGFFNFIWNYYFNITEKIVAEAETEILFDEFLNSKSNLSGTFNNEKLLNRIAHEPYKLGSLYGTTPVMLIENIIMFVVAFCVLLYLNVYLLILTSLFIPAVYAVGCLVRKNIIKCSKEKSLVMEKFLLRLSEALNGFSDIKIFRAENKINSSLKEIRRNMLKVEKTEEFYQRMYRNINGFMFQALPLIILVTGFIFMQNGKISLGTVISFYMYVGYFVEPAQNLADLRIGVLNAGEKKKLIDEIKKDFAVVLSGNENCNNFSDILLHEVKHKFENKDINVKANLNISTPGFYGISAPSGLGKSTALKILSGLLYSDTADVSVGGKRIKTFDTDSLNGKIFYVSAESFIFQGTVKENIELSDTSHITEEVFNSIFDKSDDISLQTNLETEGANISLGQRQRIVLLRLLALEEEPKIIILDEALSGLDEKRETSAIELLKKLFKNTIILFVTHRKKSFDLCDAVFEFTAG, encoded by the coding sequence ATGACATATCAAAAGCGCTACTTTAAACTTCACTTAAAAGTTATTTTACTTTCTATTATTCCTCTTACCTGTTCTACTGCAATTCCGCTCTTACTTGGAAAAATAATTGATAATTTAAACAGCGAGGCTTCACCTGAAATACATAAGGCTATCATTATTTGCTTTGTTATTATATTCGTTCAAGGTTTTTTTAATTTCATTTGGAACTATTATTTTAATATAACTGAAAAAATAGTTGCAGAAGCGGAAACGGAAATTCTTTTTGATGAGTTTTTGAATTCAAAATCGAATTTATCGGGAACTTTTAATAACGAAAAATTGCTAAACCGTATAGCGCATGAGCCGTATAAATTAGGCAGTCTTTACGGGACAACGCCTGTAATGCTTATAGAAAACATTATAATGTTTGTTGTAGCTTTTTGCGTACTTTTATATTTAAATGTGTATCTTTTAATTTTAACATCCTTATTTATTCCTGCGGTATACGCAGTAGGTTGTTTAGTAAGAAAAAATATTATTAAATGTTCCAAAGAAAAATCATTAGTTATGGAAAAATTTTTACTTCGTTTAAGTGAAGCCTTAAACGGTTTTTCCGATATAAAAATTTTCCGTGCGGAAAATAAAATAAATTCTTCGTTAAAAGAAATTAGGCGTAATATGTTAAAAGTAGAAAAAACGGAAGAATTTTATCAACGGATGTATAGAAATATAAACGGATTTATGTTTCAGGCTTTGCCTCTTATAATATTGGTTACCGGTTTTATTTTTATGCAAAACGGAAAAATAAGTTTAGGTACCGTTATTTCTTTTTATATGTATGTCGGATATTTTGTAGAACCGGCACAAAATCTTGCAGATTTACGCATTGGGGTTTTAAATGCCGGTGAAAAAAAGAAATTGATAGACGAAATAAAAAAAGATTTTGCCGTTGTCTTATCAGGAAACGAAAACTGTAATAATTTTTCAGACATTTTGCTGCACGAGGTAAAGCATAAATTTGAAAACAAAGATATAAATGTTAAAGCAAATTTAAATATTTCTACCCCCGGTTTTTACGGAATTTCCGCCCCATCCGGTTTAGGCAAAAGCACCGCTTTAAAAATTCTTTCAGGTTTGCTCTATTCCGATACGGCAGATGTTTCGGTAGGCGGAAAAAGAATAAAAACTTTTGACACTGATTCGCTTAACGGAAAAATTTTTTATGTAAGTGCAGAATCTTTTATTTTTCAAGGTACGGTAAAAGAAAATATAGAGCTTTCAGATACCTCACATATTACGGAAGAAGTTTTTAATTCAATTTTTGATAAAAGCGATGATATTTCACTTCAAACAAATTTAGAAACGGAAGGGGCGAATATTTCACTCGGGCAAAGACAGCGTATAGTTTTATTGAGACTTTTAGCACTTGAAGAAGAACCTAAAATAATTATTTTAGATGAAGCGCTTTCCGGTCTTGATGAAAAAAGAGAAACCTCTGCGATTGAACTTTTAAAGAAATTGTTTAAGAATACAATTATTCTTTTTGTAACGCATAGAAAAAAGTCCTTTGATCTTTGCGATGCAGTTTTTGAATTTACGGCAGGTTAA
- a CDS encoding flavodoxin, producing the protein MKKLFTTLLLGVFCMTGLFAKTAVVYFSATGTTAKTAKAAAEALKADIFEIKPVHTYTQADLNWRDKKSLATVEHNDPKSRPAIADKIDLTDYDTVILCYPIWWGYAPKIVYTFVESLNWSGKRLITLCTSGGSGLGKSGADLATYAKGAEFKGGKDFTRGSGADIKKFVEGILK; encoded by the coding sequence ATGAAAAAACTTTTTACCACACTTTTACTGGGAGTTTTTTGTATGACAGGACTTTTTGCTAAAACGGCGGTTGTGTATTTCAGTGCGACCGGAACAACGGCAAAGACTGCAAAGGCGGCGGCGGAAGCCTTAAAGGCGGACATCTTCGAGATTAAGCCGGTACATACATACACGCAGGCGGATTTAAATTGGCGCGACAAAAAATCACTTGCAACAGTTGAACATAACGACCCGAAAAGCCGCCCCGCAATCGCCGACAAAATTGATTTGACGGACTACGACACCGTTATCCTCTGTTACCCGATATGGTGGGGGTATGCTCCCAAAATCGTGTACACATTTGTAGAAAGCCTGAACTGGAGCGGAAAACGCCTTATCACCCTTTGTACAAGCGGCGGAAGCGGTCTCGGCAAAAGCGGAGCCGATTTGGCAACGTATGCAAAAGGGGCTGAATTCAAAGGCGGTAAGGATTTTACCCGCGGAAGCGGTGCGGATATCAAGAAGTTTGTAGAAGGGATTTTAAAGTAA
- a CDS encoding alpha/beta fold hydrolase: MKEFLVKKCKAYMRYHDFNGEGIPILFIHGLGCAGSFEYPEVIGTSHLKHRRCILPDLLGAGYSDKPVDFEYTVTAHAEYLKDFITELGIKKLIIFGHSLGGAVAIELASLCGSLAAQLILSESNLDASKKGAVSYSIARYSEKDFISGGFEKLIHKSKSAGNTLWAASLSHWLPLAAYRLSKHAAAGGTPSWRTVLYDLQIPKSFIFGEYSLPDDNYAVLKEKGFHMETVERAGHSMAWENPAGLAAAIAACITV, encoded by the coding sequence ATGAAAGAATTTTTAGTAAAAAAATGCAAGGCCTATATGCGCTACCATGATTTTAACGGTGAAGGCATACCGATATTGTTTATTCACGGATTGGGCTGTGCAGGTTCATTTGAATATCCTGAAGTAATCGGAACATCTCATTTAAAACACCGCAGGTGTATACTGCCGGATTTACTAGGAGCGGGATACAGCGACAAACCTGTCGATTTTGAATACACCGTTACGGCTCATGCCGAATATTTAAAAGATTTTATAACAGAACTCGGAATTAAAAAGCTGATTATTTTCGGACACAGTCTCGGCGGCGCCGTTGCAATAGAACTGGCTTCGCTGTGCGGCTCTCTTGCGGCACAGCTTATCCTCTCCGAATCGAATTTGGACGCAAGTAAAAAGGGTGCGGTCAGTTACAGTATTGCCCGATATTCGGAAAAAGATTTTATTTCAGGCGGTTTTGAAAAACTTATACATAAAAGTAAAAGCGCCGGAAATACATTATGGGCGGCAAGTCTTTCACATTGGCTGCCGCTTGCCGCATACAGACTGTCAAAACATGCAGCGGCCGGAGGAACTCCGTCATGGAGAACCGTGTTGTACGATTTGCAGATTCCTAAAAGTTTTATCTTCGGCGAATATTCTCTTCCCGATGACAACTATGCGGTATTAAAAGAAAAGGGATTTCATATGGAAACGGTTGAGCGGGCTGGACATTCAATGGCATGGGAAAACCCCGCAGGCTTAGCCGCCGCTATTGCCGCCTGCATTACAGTATAA
- a CDS encoding cyclophilin-like fold protein, with translation MKKFFIILAAFFFCLSAACALATKIDEAFKSVKSAASTQGVNDMKISITITSESGKHTLTAALSDNSSAAAFYELLKKNAITVKMQDYGNFEKVGLLPKSLPRNDTQITTSVGDIILYQGNKITIYYDVNSWDFTLLGKVDGVTQAELKKILGTGDITAVFAVLK, from the coding sequence ATGAAAAAATTTTTTATTATATTGGCTGCATTTTTTTTCTGTCTTTCGGCGGCATGTGCGCTTGCTACAAAAATCGATGAGGCATTTAAATCCGTTAAATCCGCCGCTTCTACGCAAGGAGTAAACGATATGAAAATCTCAATTACAATCACAAGCGAAAGCGGAAAGCATACGCTTACCGCTGCACTTTCCGACAATTCTTCGGCAGCCGCATTTTACGAGCTTTTGAAAAAAAATGCGATTACGGTCAAAATGCAGGACTACGGTAATTTTGAAAAAGTCGGACTATTGCCGAAATCGTTGCCGCGTAATGACACGCAAATTACAACAAGTGTGGGCGATATCATTTTGTATCAGGGGAATAAAATTACCATTTACTACGATGTAAATAGCTGGGATTTTACCCTGCTCGGTAAGGTGGACGGAGTAACGCAGGCTGAACTGAAAAAGATTTTAGGCACCGGTGATATAACAGCGGTATTCGCTGTTTTGAAATAA
- a CDS encoding HepT-like ribonuclease domain-containing protein, translated as MFHNERDKSYIYDILKYSQEVIDIIKDENHNSFVNNRIKRLAIERLIQIIGEAANHLSKDFMQENPDIPWTKIIGLRNKIVHDYGEILTDRIWLIASESIPELMYQIKSRNFI; from the coding sequence ATGTTTCATAATGAGCGTGATAAAAGTTATATTTACGATATATTAAAGTATTCACAAGAAGTGATTGATATTATAAAAGACGAAAATCATAATAGTTTTGTAAATAATCGTATAAAAAGATTAGCGATTGAAAGATTAATACAAATAATTGGAGAAGCAGCGAATCATCTTTCCAAAGATTTTATGCAAGAAAATCCGGATATTCCTTGGACAAAAATTATTGGGTTAAGAAACAAAATTGTTCATGATTATGGAGAAATCTTAACGGATCGAATTTGGCTGATTGCATCGGAATCAATTCCTGAGTTAATGTATCAAATTAAGTCGAGGAATTTCATCTAA
- a CDS encoding radical SAM protein — protein MFLRNVKGDITKRCFLGCYFCFNAKERKLASLVELTYEEKKKGVDELAGSGVKRIQLLGGEPLYSDRIFDLLDYIGSKGIKVGINTNGVMLSEANIKRILNVNCVDDIIISLDGLEKLHNKIRAVNIFNIIIDNLNTLIKLKKQKNVQLTVGVNTVLTGENTEDIYELLYVLDGIGIDYWHGLELVKFDTNEKTFTLDEIIEILKKLGQIQQEVSLIIKPKFTFPFIVQYVNITYGFKLYLAEHFCGADLTFAYIDWSGRFYPCDRALPTNLNKDIYKNLKIHELYVNKTSLDKCITSDLFKAFSFVYADETIKAKACIGYPYHKKICYPCMVVLKNTDADKAYIYCLEMKQKIFTEWIQKFKSECLNDEYGIPENVILENVILYKNTSTMYLFDVKLDNIYEIEDNLIKAILVFLYNNSSKNKSDIFAEVLFSPYTEINVFDGYESFVTSFTTAFTDIQQKGAIYDISKALL, from the coding sequence ATGTTCTTAAGAAATGTAAAAGGGGATATAACCAAACGCTGTTTTTTGGGTTGTTATTTTTGTTTTAATGCAAAAGAACGCAAACTTGCTAGTCTAGTAGAGTTGACGTATGAAGAAAAAAAGAAGGGTGTCGATGAACTTGCTGGGTCTGGCGTAAAAAGAATACAGCTATTAGGCGGCGAGCCTTTATACAGTGATAGAATTTTTGATTTACTGGATTATATAGGTTCTAAAGGAATAAAAGTAGGAATAAACACAAACGGTGTTATGCTATCGGAAGCAAACATAAAGCGAATTTTAAATGTAAATTGCGTAGATGATATTATTATAAGCTTAGATGGATTAGAAAAATTACATAATAAAATTCGTGCGGTTAATATTTTTAATATTATCATAGATAATTTAAATACTTTAATTAAGTTAAAAAAACAGAAAAATGTCCAGCTCACTGTAGGTGTAAATACTGTATTGACAGGAGAAAATACCGAAGATATTTATGAGTTACTTTATGTATTAGATGGGATTGGTATAGACTATTGGCATGGATTAGAATTAGTAAAATTTGATACGAATGAGAAGACTTTCACACTTGATGAAATAATTGAAATTCTAAAAAAGCTAGGTCAAATTCAGCAAGAAGTATCGCTAATAATAAAGCCAAAATTTACATTTCCATTTATTGTACAGTATGTAAATATTACTTATGGTTTTAAGTTATATCTTGCAGAACATTTTTGCGGGGCAGACTTAACTTTTGCATATATTGACTGGAGCGGAAGATTTTATCCTTGTGATAGAGCTCTCCCTACCAATCTTAATAAAGATATTTATAAAAATTTAAAAATCCACGAACTATATGTGAATAAAACTTCTTTGGATAAATGTATCACATCGGATTTGTTCAAGGCATTTTCGTTTGTATATGCCGATGAGACTATTAAGGCTAAGGCTTGTATTGGTTATCCATATCATAAAAAAATATGCTATCCATGTATGGTAGTACTAAAAAATACGGATGCAGATAAAGCATATATATACTGTTTGGAAATGAAACAAAAAATATTTACGGAATGGATACAAAAATTTAAATCAGAATGCCTTAATGATGAATATGGAATTCCTGAAAATGTTATTCTTGAAAATGTTATTCTATACAAGAACACTTCCACAATGTATTTATTTGATGTAAAACTGGATAATATATATGAAATTGAGGATAATCTTATAAAAGCTATTTTAGTTTTCCTTTATAACAATTCTTCTAAAAATAAGTCTGATATTTTTGCGGAAGTCCTTTTTTCTCCTTACACGGAAATTAATGTATTTGACGGCTATGAATCATTTGTTACCAGTTTTACAACAGCTTTTACCGATATACAACAAAAAGGAGCAATTTATGACATATCAAAAGCGCTACTTTAA
- a CDS encoding YrhA family protein, whose protein sequence is MWKEKLEILKKEMELYQEKTNSGIVDKEILKFQREVRKEFGYELPPDYLKLLKYINGFEYNGFILYQVDEYLTNVTSVNQHVSEFIDTNKIWYEIEENKEYIFIGDSDISFWVYSLHEKIYYELDKPVTDNIINKFKTLDELLESFFSDVLPEE, encoded by the coding sequence ATGTGGAAAGAAAAACTTGAAATTCTAAAAAAAGAAATGGAGCTATATCAGGAGAAAACAAATTCAGGCATAGTTGATAAAGAAATACTTAAGTTTCAAAGAGAGGTAAGAAAAGAATTCGGGTATGAATTACCGCCTGATTATTTGAAGCTTCTTAAATATATCAATGGATTTGAGTATAATGGTTTTATATTGTATCAAGTAGATGAATATTTAACGAATGTCACTTCTGTTAATCAACATGTCAGTGAATTTATCGATACAAATAAAATTTGGTACGAAATAGAAGAAAATAAAGAATATATATTTATTGGGGACAGTGATATCAGCTTTTGGGTTTATTCTTTACATGAGAAAATCTATTATGAATTAGACAAACCTGTAACCGATAACATAATTAACAAATTCAAAACCTTAGATGAACTGTTAGAGAGTTTTTTTTCCGATGTTTTACCGGAAGAATAA
- a CDS encoding DMP19 family protein, with protein MNNLPKIKTKVIEKAKMSDDMWELLFLFIDEYVKMINSDENIIREFNPSQHTLLAFNYLYGEVCNGGFIQLIQNGYGAYIFSSPFAETVKLWGAEKTASIVKRAKPIYDKYKERLETEVSMTDFSNLYSEITDFEPFEDEFYKIMDGDTKKINNYVLEHIHEFAEATL; from the coding sequence ATGAATAATTTACCTAAAATCAAAACCAAAGTAATTGAAAAAGCAAAAATGTCAGATGACATGTGGGAGCTCTTATTTTTATTTATCGATGAGTATGTCAAAATGATAAACAGCGATGAAAATATCATAAGAGAGTTTAATCCTTCGCAGCATACACTTCTTGCATTTAATTACCTATACGGAGAAGTATGTAACGGCGGTTTTATTCAGCTCATTCAAAACGGATACGGAGCTTATATTTTTAGCAGTCCATTTGCCGAAACCGTTAAATTGTGGGGAGCGGAAAAAACCGCTTCTATAGTAAAAAGGGCAAAACCGATATACGATAAATACAAAGAGCGATTGGAAACGGAAGTGTCAATGACGGATTTTTCAAACTTATACTCTGAAATTACTGATTTTGAACCCTTTGAAGATGAGTTTTATAAGATAATGGACGGGGATACTAAAAAAATAAACAATTATGTTTTGGAACACATACATGAATTTGCGGAAGCGACTTTATAA